A single genomic interval of Microbacterium galbinum harbors:
- a CDS encoding alpha/beta hydrolase, giving the protein MSEELTIDDAATRWVPGDRTGKPLLVLLHGYGADEHDLIGLAPYLPADIAVASVAAPLAPPFPMPGRSWYPIEGLNGRRPEDVTVAARAFLRWLDAVATDASSVALLGFSQGAAVALQTLRLAPERLGAVVALSGYATPGDLPGDEALRDLRPSVFWGRGSADDVIPEALITHTSLWLPDHSTLSGRVYTGLTHSISEEELGDVHQFLALWLEGIAGE; this is encoded by the coding sequence ATGAGCGAGGAGTTGACGATCGACGACGCCGCGACCCGGTGGGTGCCGGGCGACCGCACGGGCAAGCCGCTGCTGGTGCTGCTGCACGGCTACGGCGCCGACGAGCACGACCTCATCGGCCTGGCCCCGTATCTGCCCGCGGACATCGCCGTGGCATCCGTCGCTGCCCCCCTCGCCCCTCCGTTCCCGATGCCGGGCCGGTCCTGGTACCCCATCGAGGGTCTGAACGGTCGTCGGCCCGAAGACGTCACGGTCGCCGCCCGCGCGTTCCTCCGCTGGCTCGACGCCGTCGCCACCGACGCGTCGTCGGTGGCACTCCTCGGCTTCTCGCAGGGCGCGGCCGTCGCCCTCCAGACGCTGCGCCTCGCCCCTGAGCGGCTCGGCGCGGTCGTCGCCCTGAGCGGGTACGCCACCCCGGGCGACCTGCCCGGCGACGAGGCCCTGCGCGACCTGCGTCCGTCGGTGTTCTGGGGCCGCGGATCGGCCGACGACGTGATCCCCGAGGCGCTCATCACGCACACCTCGCTGTGGCTCCCCGACCACTCCACGCTCTCCGGCAGGGTATACACCGGGCTCACGCACAGCATCTCCGAGGAGGAGCTCGGCGACGTGCACCAGTTCCTCGCGCTCTGGCTCGAGGGCATCGCCGGCGAGTGA
- a CDS encoding sunset domain-containing protein, with amino-acid sequence MAIPLRPRFGRSVAVTVAAVMLASMLIAVATPAASAQIAGATVAATEPAFASFADRLPRAAIAAAERAAQPTEPVEGVPETGVVAGTVTFPAAVALASGSTYVVAYSPGSDVASPLAAAPVGDTGSYSLQVPVGEVLLAVVSRGRAVFDRWGVDSTTPDGAATVVVDSAGLAYDVALTASALVSGSVTVPAGVDLRGRRIAVAVYPGSGTGTVATSADYVSDTGTFAVGGLPAGDYRVAFVSAVTGASSEWWNDAPGIAQAERIVLGAATVRTGITAKLESLRLMEAATPTITGSPTVGQKLSASTGSWTSGAALTYQWLANGVAISKATAATFVVPASLVGKKISVQVVGRKATYLVTTRTSVATSAVVQPMTAPVPKVSGSAIVGQTLTAAAGTWTAGAKLTYQWYVSGVAVPKATTTAFKIPATAAGKTITVVVTGTKAGFATAAKRSVPTSAVLAVLAAPTPTLSGSAVVGNRLTAAAGAWTAGTRIAYAWYLDGKAIANATGSTLSVTAGMVGKRVTVRVTGAKSGYVTAQRTSTASAAVTYPNRTTPVSSWDCPSWAPIKGNASSHIYHVPSGAYYSKTKPEECFRTEAAAVKAGYRKSKR; translated from the coding sequence ATGGCGATCCCCCTGCGCCCGCGCTTCGGTCGATCCGTTGCTGTCACGGTCGCCGCTGTCATGCTGGCGTCGATGCTGATCGCGGTGGCAACGCCCGCAGCTTCGGCCCAGATCGCAGGAGCGACGGTGGCCGCGACCGAGCCGGCGTTCGCCTCCTTCGCGGATCGTCTCCCGCGGGCGGCCATCGCCGCGGCCGAGCGCGCGGCTCAGCCGACGGAACCCGTCGAGGGTGTTCCCGAGACGGGCGTCGTCGCCGGGACGGTAACGTTCCCCGCAGCCGTCGCCCTGGCGAGTGGGAGCACGTACGTCGTCGCGTACTCGCCGGGATCCGACGTGGCCTCACCGCTCGCGGCGGCCCCGGTCGGTGACACGGGGAGCTATTCCCTGCAGGTGCCCGTGGGCGAGGTCCTGCTCGCCGTCGTCTCGCGGGGACGTGCGGTCTTCGACCGCTGGGGTGTCGACTCGACGACTCCGGACGGCGCTGCGACCGTCGTCGTGGACTCGGCGGGTCTGGCGTACGACGTGGCTCTCACCGCGTCGGCGCTCGTCTCGGGATCGGTGACGGTCCCCGCCGGTGTCGATCTGCGGGGGAGGCGCATCGCCGTGGCCGTCTACCCCGGTTCCGGGACGGGCACAGTTGCGACCTCGGCGGACTACGTCTCCGACACCGGCACGTTCGCCGTCGGCGGGCTGCCGGCCGGGGATTACCGTGTCGCGTTCGTATCGGCGGTGACGGGGGCGTCGTCCGAATGGTGGAACGACGCACCGGGAATCGCCCAGGCGGAACGCATCGTTCTGGGAGCAGCGACCGTCCGTACGGGGATCACTGCGAAGCTCGAGAGTCTGCGTCTGATGGAGGCGGCGACGCCGACGATCACCGGATCCCCGACGGTCGGGCAGAAGCTCAGCGCATCGACCGGGTCGTGGACGTCCGGGGCCGCGCTCACGTATCAGTGGCTGGCGAACGGAGTCGCGATCTCGAAGGCCACCGCGGCGACCTTCGTCGTCCCCGCGTCGCTGGTCGGCAAGAAGATCTCGGTGCAGGTCGTGGGACGCAAGGCCACGTATCTCGTGACGACGCGGACATCGGTGGCGACATCCGCCGTCGTCCAGCCGATGACGGCTCCCGTGCCCAAGGTCTCGGGTTCGGCGATCGTCGGGCAGACGCTCACCGCGGCGGCCGGCACCTGGACGGCGGGAGCGAAGCTGACGTACCAGTGGTACGTCAGTGGGGTCGCGGTGCCGAAGGCGACGACGACGGCCTTCAAGATCCCGGCGACAGCAGCGGGCAAGACCATCACGGTCGTCGTGACCGGCACGAAGGCCGGGTTCGCTACAGCGGCGAAGCGTTCCGTCCCGACGTCCGCCGTGCTCGCGGTTCTCGCGGCCCCGACGCCGACACTGAGCGGCTCCGCCGTCGTGGGAAACCGCCTCACCGCCGCCGCCGGTGCCTGGACCGCCGGCACCCGCATCGCCTACGCGTGGTACCTCGACGGGAAGGCCATCGCGAACGCGACGGGCTCCACGCTCTCCGTGACGGCGGGCATGGTCGGCAAGCGCGTCACAGTACGGGTGACCGGAGCGAAGAGCGGCTACGTCACGGCGCAGCGGACGTCCACGGCATCCGCTGCGGTGACGTACCCGAACCGGACCACACCCGTCTCGTCGTGGGACTGCCCGTCGTGGGCGCCGATCAAGGGCAACGCCAGCTCGCACATCTATCACGTGCCATCCGGTGCCTACTACTCGAAGACGAAGCCCGAGGAGTGCTTCCGGACCGAGGCTGCGGCAGTGAAGGCCGGGTATCGCAAGTCGAAGCGATGA
- a CDS encoding DUF4916 domain-containing protein → MAVRTPDPDPEPDDDGLGGFGDGAPQPPAPDANPGWLSDVELEEARRHLPMLYVEAIPVRTDGSGQVSEIGILLRSTPLGEMTRTIVSGRVRFGETIRDALFRHVENDLGPMAFPLLPPQPLPFTVAEYFPIPGVSAYHDDRQHAVSLAFVVPVTGTCEPRQDALEVTWFSPEAAGSDAVWSEMEGGRGTLIRQALASLGLLR, encoded by the coding sequence ATGGCGGTGCGCACACCTGATCCCGACCCCGAGCCCGACGACGACGGCCTCGGCGGCTTCGGCGACGGTGCACCCCAGCCCCCTGCGCCCGACGCGAACCCCGGGTGGCTGAGCGACGTCGAGCTCGAGGAGGCGCGCCGGCACCTGCCGATGCTCTACGTCGAGGCGATCCCGGTGCGCACCGACGGATCCGGCCAGGTGAGCGAGATCGGCATCCTGCTCCGCTCGACGCCCCTGGGTGAGATGACGCGCACGATCGTCTCGGGCCGCGTGCGCTTCGGCGAGACCATCCGCGACGCGCTGTTCCGCCACGTCGAGAACGACCTCGGTCCGATGGCGTTCCCGCTGCTCCCACCCCAGCCCTTGCCGTTCACGGTGGCCGAGTACTTCCCGATCCCCGGCGTGAGCGCCTATCACGACGACCGGCAGCACGCCGTGTCGCTCGCCTTCGTGGTGCCGGTCACCGGTACCTGCGAACCCCGTCAGGATGCCCTCGAGGTCACCTGGTTCTCGCCCGAGGCCGCCGGCTCAGACGCGGTCTGGTCGGAGATGGAGGGCGGCCGCGGCACGCTCATCCGGCAGGCGCTCGCGAGCCTCGGCCTGCTGCGCTGA
- a CDS encoding ABC-F family ATP-binding cassette domain-containing protein — MSTPTLHASVTLDRLTFAWPDGSTALDSVSGAFGAGRTGLVGRNGAGKSTLLRLIAGELDPTAGTVTTTGDVAYLPQQLTLAVERRVADLLGVTAALDAVRAIAAGDVDPAHFDAVGDDWDIEARAAASLAEAGLSPEFLDRRVGELSGGEAVLVAIAGIRLRRAPITLLDEPTNNLDRDARAKLAAMVTSWKGTLIVVSHDVSLLDRMDDTAELFGRTLSVFGGPYSEWRAWLDAEQDAARQAERDAAQVVRKEKRQRIEAETKLAHRARTARKAEIEKRVPKIIAHGRKMAAEVSAGKLRTEVGAKEDAARAALDEAGRRVRSEASMKIELPDPQVSRSRRIATIADAERSWVVQGPERVALIGRNGAGKTTLLERLVAGAASEDGRAVAAAHVDHIGYLPQRVDGLDGTLTVFENITAAAPHVPEKELRNRLARFLIRGATADRPVGALSGGERFRVALATLLLADPAPQLVVLDEPTNNLDLDTVDQLVDALTAYRGAVLVVSHDDAFLSRLALDLTLEIDGEGMLQEV; from the coding sequence GTGTCAACCCCCACCCTTCACGCATCGGTCACGCTCGACCGCCTCACCTTCGCCTGGCCCGACGGCTCCACCGCCCTCGATTCCGTGTCGGGCGCCTTCGGCGCGGGTCGCACCGGCCTCGTCGGCCGCAACGGCGCCGGAAAGTCCACCCTGCTCCGCCTCATCGCCGGCGAACTCGACCCGACGGCGGGCACGGTGACCACCACCGGTGACGTCGCGTACCTGCCGCAGCAGCTCACGCTCGCCGTCGAACGACGCGTCGCCGACCTGCTCGGGGTCACGGCGGCGCTCGATGCCGTCCGCGCGATCGCGGCCGGCGACGTCGACCCCGCCCACTTCGACGCGGTCGGCGACGACTGGGACATCGAGGCGCGAGCCGCGGCATCCCTCGCCGAGGCCGGTCTCTCGCCCGAGTTCCTCGACCGTCGCGTCGGGGAGCTCTCGGGCGGTGAGGCGGTGCTCGTGGCGATCGCCGGCATCCGTCTGCGGCGCGCCCCGATCACGCTCCTCGACGAACCCACCAACAACCTCGACCGCGACGCCCGCGCGAAGCTCGCCGCGATGGTGACCTCGTGGAAGGGCACGCTCATCGTCGTCAGCCATGACGTCTCGCTGCTCGACAGGATGGACGACACCGCCGAACTGTTCGGCCGCACGCTGAGCGTGTTCGGTGGACCGTACTCCGAATGGCGCGCGTGGCTGGACGCCGAGCAGGATGCCGCGCGACAGGCCGAGCGCGATGCCGCCCAGGTCGTGCGCAAGGAGAAGCGCCAGCGCATCGAGGCCGAGACCAAGCTCGCGCACCGTGCGCGCACGGCCCGCAAGGCCGAGATCGAGAAACGCGTGCCGAAGATCATCGCGCACGGCCGGAAGATGGCCGCGGAGGTGTCGGCCGGCAAGCTTCGCACCGAGGTCGGGGCGAAGGAGGATGCCGCGCGCGCCGCCCTCGACGAGGCGGGGCGCCGCGTGCGCTCCGAGGCGTCGATGAAGATCGAGCTGCCCGACCCGCAGGTCTCGCGCAGCCGCCGCATCGCCACGATCGCCGATGCGGAGAGGTCGTGGGTCGTGCAGGGCCCCGAGCGGGTCGCGCTGATCGGGCGCAACGGTGCAGGCAAGACGACCCTGCTGGAGCGCCTGGTCGCCGGGGCCGCGTCGGAGGACGGACGGGCGGTTGCCGCCGCGCACGTCGATCACATCGGCTACCTGCCGCAGCGGGTCGACGGCCTCGACGGGACGCTCACCGTGTTCGAGAACATCACCGCGGCCGCTCCGCACGTGCCCGAGAAGGAGTTGCGCAATCGGCTCGCACGCTTCCTCATCCGCGGCGCGACGGCCGACCGGCCGGTGGGGGCCCTGTCGGGAGGCGAGCGCTTCCGCGTCGCGCTGGCGACGCTGCTGCTGGCGGATCCCGCGCCGCAGCTCGTGGTGCTCGACGAGCCGACGAACAACCTCGACCTCGACACGGTCGACCAGCTCGTCGACGCGCTGACGGCGTACCGCGGCGCCGTGCTGGTCGTGAGCCACGACGACGCCTTCCTCTCCCGTCTCGCTCTCGATCTCACTCTCGAGATCGACGGCGAGGGGATGCTGCAGGAGGTGTGA
- a CDS encoding threonine aldolase family protein, protein MTIQHDPAIRGFASDNYSGIHPEVLAAIATANDGHQGAYGSDAYTARLQEVVRSHFGERAEAFPVFNGTGANVTGLQSMLPRWGAVIAATTAHINVDEGGAPEKIGGFKLLTVPTDDGKLTPELIDREAWGWGDEHRAQPLVVSITQSTELGTLYTADEIRTIADHAHERGMKLHLDGARLSNAAAALDLPLAAFTTDAGVDVLSFGGTKNGAMLGEAVVVLNPEASDGLVYSRKFNMQLSSKMRFVSAQLIALLEGDLWLRNARHANAMAARLRGEIEQGIASGSITGVAFTQPTQSNGVFATLPDGVADALRESFRFYDWDAARNEVRWMCSFDTHEDDVDAFVAELARLTA, encoded by the coding sequence GTGACCATTCAGCACGACCCCGCGATCCGGGGCTTCGCCAGTGACAACTACTCCGGCATCCACCCCGAGGTGCTCGCCGCGATCGCGACCGCCAACGACGGCCACCAGGGCGCCTACGGCAGCGACGCGTACACCGCGCGCCTGCAGGAGGTCGTTCGCTCCCACTTCGGCGAGCGCGCCGAGGCCTTCCCCGTCTTCAACGGCACGGGCGCGAACGTCACGGGCCTGCAGTCGATGCTCCCCCGCTGGGGTGCGGTGATCGCGGCCACGACCGCGCACATCAACGTCGACGAGGGCGGTGCCCCCGAGAAGATCGGCGGATTCAAGCTGCTCACGGTGCCCACCGACGACGGCAAGCTCACCCCCGAGCTCATCGACCGCGAAGCCTGGGGCTGGGGCGACGAGCACCGCGCGCAGCCGCTGGTGGTCTCGATCACCCAGTCGACCGAGCTCGGCACCCTCTACACCGCCGACGAGATCCGTACGATCGCCGATCACGCGCACGAGCGCGGCATGAAGCTGCACCTCGACGGCGCTCGCCTCTCGAACGCCGCCGCCGCCCTCGATCTGCCGCTCGCGGCCTTCACCACGGATGCCGGCGTCGACGTGCTCAGCTTCGGCGGCACCAAGAACGGCGCCATGCTCGGCGAGGCCGTCGTGGTGCTGAACCCCGAGGCATCCGACGGGCTGGTCTACTCGCGCAAGTTCAACATGCAGCTCTCGTCGAAGATGCGCTTCGTGTCGGCGCAGTTGATCGCTCTGCTCGAGGGCGACCTGTGGCTGCGCAACGCGCGTCACGCGAACGCCATGGCCGCCCGCCTCCGCGGCGAGATCGAGCAGGGCATCGCATCGGGTTCGATCACCGGCGTCGCCTTCACGCAGCCGACCCAGTCGAACGGCGTGTTCGCGACTCTGCCCGACGGCGTCGCCGACGCGCTGCGCGAATCGTTCCGCTTCTACGACTGGGATGCCGCGCGCAACGAGGTGCGCTGGATGTGCAGCTTCGACACCCACGAGGACGACGTCGACGCGTTCGTCGCCGAGCTCGCGCGCCTCACGGCCTGA